TCATTTTGCAAATTAAAAGTCATAAAATCATAGTGAGGGATAGGCCAAAAACCTTACACATACCAGTTTAAATgctatttgaattatttaaaatgtttaaatgactTTTTAAGTAATACTGATAAAAGCATACAtagtattattatgttttaaaatttaaacacaatttattttagctgcatttaagtaaaaaaatgttgaaagttagtcaacaaaatgtatttatttaaatgtagctaaaataaattgattgcaaccacttaccaattaatcttttttttagtGTATTTGTTGTTACATTAAATCTGTTTCTTAGGGACACAAAagactgcaaaaaaggcttgtcttacttagtatttttgtcttgtttctaaacTGAGATTAATTTAATTGATTAAGGTTAATTGAAGATTAATTAAAGATTGATTAAGATTCATTTTTGCATCTTAAACTGAGATGCAATTACTATAAGCAAAATGAcaaaagatatttagtcttgtttccagggggaaaatTTAATTATGTgcgtttttcttaaaacaagtaaaattatctgatAGTGGGATAAGTGTGATATTCTTAGAACAAGAGTGTTTTACTTACCCAactggcagatcattttacttgttttaagaaaaatgcacttaatttagttttcccccaaactaaatgtgaccctggagcacaaaaccagtcttaagtcgctggggtatattcacagcaatagccaaaaatacattgtatgggtcaaaattattgatttttcttttatgccaaaaaccattaggaaattaagatcatgttccatgaagattgtttgtaaaattcctactatatcaaaatgcaattttttattagtaatatgcattgttcagaacttaatttggacaactttaaaggtgattttctcagtattttgattttttgcacccttagattccagattttcaaatagatgtatctcggccaaatattgtcctatcccaacaaaccacacaccaatagaaagcttatttattgagctttcatatgacatacacatctcagttttgtcaaatttaaccttatgactggttttgtggtccagggtcacaaatatctaattttgcttatctagtaaatgcatcttaatttaagaattttttagatattttaacttGAAACGTGACAAAAATTGCAGTGAAGGCACTGATTTTGTGGAATGACTGATTTACATATTATGTGGAATATGACCAGGAGAGAAAgtgcttttttaaatgttaaaaacttCCCCTCAGTGAATTATTTGGCATCATAATTAACAATTGTTCCACAGAAGCCCTGCTGAGAAATAATTAGCGAACAGAGCTTCAGAAACTCAATCTTATTTCTGCCAGTCACCTCGAATAAACCTCTAGATCTGGTGTCAGAACTCTAGAGCCTCCAATGTGTCGAGGCAGTTCTCAGTCGTGCTTTGATTTCTCTGGCGCTCAGCAGACGCCATGCAATATGCTTACTTCAGAGGACGAGGGAAAAAATAGACAAACGTAAAGTCGGAGGCGTTGCGAATGTAGCTGCGAGTAGACCCTGCCAAAATGACAGATACGAGACTGATTTACAGTCTACGAACATCCTCGACCTCCATCGCGAACACAGAATGAATCACGTCCACTCGCCGTCATCaactcctttatttttaagagtaaaaaaagtgACAGATGGGAGACGAAACGCTAAACCAAGACATCATAGTACTGTTTACATGAACACTTCATCAATCTGAGCAAACTCAGGAGAGGGGAGcatagaaaaacacattttaaggTTCTGGTGAAACACAAGACATGTTCTTCAGCAATATAACAAGGTGTGATTTCTCTAAGGCCACTGTGGGTGCTTATCTGAAGCATTTTAGACATCAAATCAAATCCTATACATTTAAATCCCCACCAGAAGTCATATACGCTTAGTTCAGGCCGGCCTCGCTTCAGTATGAACGCTGTGGACTGATGTGTTTCACTGCAAAAAActaattaaatcaagaaggattttctagacgagtaaaagttattgtcttgttttcaggaaaaaaaaaaacaagtcaaaattaagtacgtttttgcttgaaacaagtaaaataatctgccaacggggtaagaaaaataatcttgttttctgtttgaaatgtgttttaaaaaaaaatgtatttatttagcttgttcttagcaaaaactcacttaattttgactaatattttttacttgtctagaaaatccttcttgatttaaaatttgttacatattttggctggaaacaagacaaaaaaacaagtaagaaaagctttttttgtgttgtgtgaaGCTTTtctaacactgcaaaaaaaaggcttatcttatttagtatatttgtcttgtttccagtcaaaatatatatatatataaaaaaaatgttaaattaagatgcatttactacacAAGCAAAATGGCATAAGATTTTTAGTCTAGTTTCCAAGGGAAAAAACTAaactaagtgcattttgcttaaaacaagtgcAATTATCTGCCAGTGAGGTAAGTAAAacactcttgttttaagaatattacTTGTTTGGGGGGTGTTGGACTAAATATCTCATATATAGcgtatctagtaaatgcatcttaatttaagaattttcagatattttgactagaaacaagacaaaaatagtaAGTGAGATAAGCCGCATTTGCAGTGAGTGTACTGCatcacaaaaaatgcttttcttacttggacttttttgtctcgtttccagtcaaaatatctacaaattcttaaatcaagaaggactttctagacaagtcaaaattattttgttttcagaaaatacaagtcaaaattaagtacgtttttgcctgaaacaaataaaagaatctgtcaatggagtaagaaaaataatcttgatttcagtttgaaatgagatttctttgcttaacccattggcagactattttgcttgttctcaaaactcaattttgacttttactcgtctagaaaatccttcttgatttaagaatgtgtagatattttggctggaaacgagacaaaaaaatctaagaaaagcagtttttgcactatatatgtgtgtgagatGTTCTGCTGGTTTGTACGTCTGTTTGCAAAGATTTACTTTGAGATGGTTGTGTGTGTCCATGAGCTTCCTCCGAGGGCCACGTGGAGCTCCTGTCGGATCTTAGCTCGAATGTTTTCCTGCGCTAACAGTGTCTTTATGGCCTCTACCTGCGTCCGCCTGCGCTCTCTTTCCCAGTCCATTCTGCTCTGAGCAAACGCACACCCTACGACACAAACAACACACATATGCAGGGTTACGCACACAAACGTCACTCTCAGCAGTTCATGAGCTGTTCTGATGGCTCTGGCTTTGGATCGGGCTTCAGGCCTGCAGTTCAAGTGCAGTCCAACTGAGCAGTTCACTGCGATTGTCGGATGTAAGGATGACAAAGCGACACTGACAGACTGAGACGGGCCTCCGGACACTACAGCAGCGCGTGTGTGTGATTCGTGTGCTTGTTCTCTGAAGGATCAGTCACAAATAAAGTCAGACGGGAGTGATGCAGGACGGGGAAAGGCAGGAAAATAAAAGAGAGTTTGAGTGCTGCGTGCGTCCAGAGATCCGCTTGTGTTCTCTGCTCCACAATCGCTTCACTTCGGCTCAACTCATACGGCTGCGCTCTGATGCCCCCTGGCAGGTGGAGGCGTGTTTGGGCTCTCCGCCCGGTCGGGTCGGAGTACGGTTCAGGGCTCGCGCGCTCATTTGGTGCTGTTGGGTTTGCCGCCGGCCGCTGGCGGACTCTCGTCTTTCGGCGTGGAGCCGTTCTGCTGAGTTTCCTCCATGTACTGCTGCACGGCCCGCAACACGGCATCCTCCACCAGCCGCTTACTCAGACTCACTAACTCCTCATCgtccggaagcggagctttcttaacacctacacacacacacacacacacacacacacacacacacacacacacacacacacacatacagaggcGTCAATGAAAGCTGTCCCTCAAACACACACCGACACTGATCTGATgatcacacactgcaaaaaaaggcttatcttacttacgtttctagtcaaaatatctaaagattcttaaattaagatgcatttactagataagtgAAGCGACATgagatgcactgcaaaaaatgcttttcttccttaacatttttgtcttgtttccagccaaaatatctaaaaaaatgtttaaatccagaaggattttctagacgagtaaaaattgtcaaaattaagagtttttgcttgaaacaagctaaataatctgccaatggggtaagaaaaatcatCTCATTTCAAgctgaaaacaagattatttttcttaccccattggcagattattttgcttgtttcaagaaaaatGCACTTAAGTTTCACctctttttttgaaaacaagacattttttactcatctagaatttaagaatttttagatattttggctggaaacaagaaagaaaagtatttttttgcagtgtagtcttttttccagggggaaaaaaataattaagtgcattttgcttaaaataaattaaattatctgccagtggg
The window above is part of the Garra rufa chromosome 13, GarRuf1.0, whole genome shotgun sequence genome. Proteins encoded here:
- the akap7 gene encoding A-kinase anchor protein 7 translates to MADINICDLLQSRQRAAPTSVKKAPLPDDEELVSLSKRLVEDAVLRAVQQYMEETQQNGSTPKDESPPAAGGKPNSTK